A region of the Acidobacteriota bacterium genome:
TATGTCGTCAATCAAATACTTCGCACTGGCAAGCTGTTCAAGCTGAGCGTTAAACTTCTCATCCAATTCAACCAACTCGCTCAGGCGCTTTTGGGCTAATGCCAGCCTGGATTGTACCGAATTCTCGTCCTCATAAAGACAATGATAAATTTCCTGACTCAATCCCGACAGCTTTTCAGAGTTCGCCAGTTTATTCCGCTCAGCTTCCAGCTCTACATCCTCAGATTCAGAAAGGCCAGCCTGGTCAATCTCAGACAGTTGAAACTCTACCATATCCAATGCCTTCAATCTTTCGGACTCACTTTGACGGCTTTCTTCAAAGTCTTTCAATAACCGTAAGATGTCGTCGTAAGCTTGAGAAACTTTTAGGCGTAACGGCATCGCATCAGCATACGCATCAAGCAAGTTTAGATGCGTCTCCGAATTCAACAAGCTTTGCTGGTCCCCTTGCCCGTGTATATCCACAACGTGAGGTTGAATTGCTTTTAATAAGCTCAAGGTCGCCACTTGATCATTGATGAAAACTCTCCCCCTGCCGGCTAAATTGATTTCCCTGCGAATGATCAACTCATCTTCAATGGATTCAAAACCGGCCTCAGTCATAAGCTGGATCAAGGGCTTGTTTCCTTGAAAGTCAAAAACGCCTTCCACAAAGGCCCGGTCTTCTCCGGAACGAATCATCTCCGTCGCGCCGCGCTCCCCTAAGAGTAATCCCAATGCATCAATAATGATTGATTTGCCTGACCCTGTTTCCCCACTCAAAACATTAAGCCCTGGCTGAAACTCAACTTGTAGACTGTCTATCAATGCAAAATTTGCAATGTTGAGAAATCTGAGCATAACCTAGATTGATTTTAGAAATGCGTTTACGTCAATAAGGTGACAAGATATACTTCTTTTTGTCAGGTCAAGCTATACAGCCGTTTGATCAAGTAATTGCTGACTCGGTTTTGCTTATACAGTAACTCGCGGGAGACGGCAATCCATTCAAGAATTTTGACACATAAAACCACTGGAGAAAGTTATGGCTTCGTTTAATAAAATCGTCATCGTCGGATATTTAGGCAGGGATCCGGAAATTCGGTATATGCCTGATGGCACGGCGGTCTGTAATTTTTCCGTTGCAACAACTGAAAAGAAGAAGGATCGCTCAGGTGAGGCTCAAGATGTCACGACTTGGTTCAGAATCAATGTCTGGGGAAAACAGGCAGAAGCTGCCAATCAATACCTTTCCAAAGGCAGACAAGTGTATGTGGAAGGAAGGCTCAGCCAGCAGGAATACACGGATCGCGATGGGAATCGTAGAAGTTCGCTGGATGTTAGAGCGACCGATGTTCAATTTCTAGGCCCAAGAGGCGAGGAAGGATCTTCGTCTTATCAACAATCTCACCCCGCATCAGGGGCAAACCCAAACCAGCCTGCGGATAGCGGCGAACCTGATGATCATGTCCCTTTCTAAGCATTATGGGTATTGTCGGCGCGCCGACAATACCCATAAACAGCTAAAATACAACAACTTATCCTAACTCAAAGACTCGCCCAACAGCCGAAACTTCTGATACCGTTTCTCTAATCGCTCTTCAACGGTCAAATCTCCGGAAGCAGCCAACACTCCGGCTAAATGATCACCAAGAATTGCAGATGCTTCGTCCCAATCCTCATGCGCGCCACCTTCAGGTTCAGCGACCACGTGGTCCACGATCCCCAGGCTCAGCAAATCGGGAGCGGTCATCTTCATACTCGCAGCCGCCTGCGGCGCAAGTTTCGCATCTTTCCATAAAATCGCCGCACAGCCTTCAGGAGTAATGACCGAATAAACAGCATTTTCCAGTATGCTGACGCTATCCCCAACGCCAATCGCCAAAGCTCCGCCGGAGCCTCCTTCACCCGTGACAGTAACAATGATTGGAACGCGAATCCGTGACATCTCTCTCAGGTTATACGCAATGGCTTCGGCCTGGCCACGCTCTTCAGCATCAATTCCTGGATAAGCGCCAGGCGTGTCAATCAAACAAAAAATTGGCCGGTTGAACTTCTCGGCCATTTTCATCACGCGCAAGGCTTTTCGATAGCCATCCGGTTTCGGCATCCCAAAATTGCGAGCTTGGCGCTCTTTGAGATCTCTTCCCTTTTGGTGAGCTACGATTGCGATTGGCTTTCCTCGAAAATTGGCAACCCCGGCAACGATTGCGGAGTCGTCACCGAATTTCCTATCGCCGTGCACTTCGACGAAATCTGTAAAAATGCGTTCAATAAAATCCAGCGCGTAAGGACGGCGATCATGTCTGGCCAATTTTACGCGCTCAATGGCTTCCAAAGGAACGATTTGCAGTTGATTCATAATTGATGGTTGATCTGAAAAAGTTGGTTAAAATTCGGAGGGATACTCGTTCATCACAAGTTCCACCTGCCAGGAAGAATCTATTTGTTCGATCTGCTCTGTTAACGATGTGGAGGCACTCACTCTATAAAATTGGTTAGGTCTCAATCGGACTACGAAACCGTCTCGCGTAGCAACCTCAAAGAACAGCGGCGTGCCACCGGAATTAGATCCTATCAAATCATTCAACCGCTGCAAGTTCTGTTGAGCAACGGACGACTCTTTCATCTTAACGACCATCACACGAGCGGCTCTAACTTTCGCGCTTTCCAACGGAATAATCTCCTGCGCAATGATGGATGCATCCGTTTCATCGTTCAACTCAAGTTTTCCCTTGATAAGCACCGCCTCGTCATTTTGAATCAGGGTCTTATATTTGTTGAACTGTTCCGGCCAGCAAACGATCTTCACAGCCCCAAACTGATCTTCCAGGCGGAACAAGGCAAAGCGATCACCTTTTTTGGTCGTTTTCGCCGCAACCTCCAAAATCACTCCGCCCATTGAGATAATTTCTCCGGGAGCAAACTGAGTGATATTTCCGCTGTCGGCTTTAGCCATGGCCTTAATCGAATCAGCATACTCTTCCAACGGGTGCCCACTGGCATAAAATCCCAAAGCGTCTTTTTCATATGCCAGCAGTTCTTTATGACTCCAGGCTTTGACGTTTGGCAGAGGGGGGTCAGCAGAAGCTGCGGGGTCCGCTCCCATCAAACTGGCAAAAAGATCTGTTTGTCCGGAAAGCCGATCTCGCTGGGATTTCGCCCCTGACTCAATTGATTTGTCCAAAACCGCGAGTAAAGCTGCACGGTTCTGCGAAGCATAATCAAATGCTCCGGATTTCACCAATGATTCCAATACGCGTTTGTTGACGGCTCGCTGATCCACGCGCTCAGCAAAATCAAAAAGCGATTTGAAAGGGCCGCCTTCCTGACGAGCGGCGATGATCAATTGCACGGCAGACGACCCCAACCCTTTAATCGCCGCCAAACCAAACCGTATTGCCTGGCCGACGGGCGTAAAACCTTCATTACTGGAATTCACATCGGGTGGCAAAAGACTGATCCCGAAGGTCTTCATTTCGGCAATGTACCTGGAGAGTTTATCGGAGTTGGAGATTTCATTCGAAAGGACGGCAGCG
Encoded here:
- a CDS encoding single-stranded DNA-binding protein, with the protein product MASFNKIVIVGYLGRDPEIRYMPDGTAVCNFSVATTEKKKDRSGEAQDVTTWFRINVWGKQAEAANQYLSKGRQVYVEGRLSQQEYTDRDGNRRSSLDVRATDVQFLGPRGEEGSSSYQQSHPASGANPNQPADSGEPDDHVPF
- a CDS encoding acetyl-CoA carboxylase carboxyltransferase subunit alpha, encoding MNQLQIVPLEAIERVKLARHDRRPYALDFIERIFTDFVEVHGDRKFGDDSAIVAGVANFRGKPIAIVAHQKGRDLKERQARNFGMPKPDGYRKALRVMKMAEKFNRPIFCLIDTPGAYPGIDAEERGQAEAIAYNLREMSRIRVPIIVTVTGEGGSGGALAIGVGDSVSILENAVYSVITPEGCAAILWKDAKLAPQAAASMKMTAPDLLSLGIVDHVVAEPEGGAHEDWDEASAILGDHLAGVLAASGDLTVEERLEKRYQKFRLLGESLS